One Gordonia sp. SID5947 genomic region harbors:
- a CDS encoding MMPL family transporter: MATRPRLRWLIPALLLLGWIVIGGVTGPYAGKLASVSSNDNTTFLPASAESTEVNKVLGDFSDTDTLPAIVIAERTSGITPQDLEFLTSATQPLQGTPGFGPEFSPPIPSADRQAAQMFVPVATDGEPEDAVEQLRDALGGAPPGLVVKVTGPAGQAADLSDAFSGIDGILLLVAGAVVIAILIVVYRSPILPFVVILSAIFALGLASGLVYVLAKGDVLELNGQSQGILFILVFGAATDYALLLVSRFREELTRTDDKYAALRSAWRATIEPVAASAGTVILGVLCLLFSDLNSNRSLGPVAALGIATSFLASMTFLPAALALLGRTAFWPLRPAHTDDSEPGSAHRLWARVADRVAARPRTIWIVTLVVLLVGAAFAPTFKADGIAQTDYFIGTVESVEGADIQARHFDAGSGSPTWVIADDATGDDVLAAVRDVDGVATAELVEKGGAPLVVDGRVAVQATLTDNAESLAAQDTVTRIRDRVHSIDGANALVGGSTATDLDTRTTAIHDRNLIIPIVLLVVLVVLMLLLRSVVAPVLLLATTVLSFATTLGVAALLFNGPFGFAGADPVVPLFAFVFLVALGIDYNIFLMTRVREEAHTHGTRPGMIRGLTATGGVITSAGVVLAATFAALAVIPLLFLVQIAFLVAFGVLVDTLIVRSLLVPALTLDIGKKVWWPSRLSR, from the coding sequence ATGGCGACACGGCCCCGGCTCCGCTGGCTGATTCCCGCACTCCTACTGCTCGGATGGATCGTCATCGGCGGTGTCACCGGCCCCTACGCCGGCAAGCTCGCCTCGGTCTCCAGCAACGACAACACCACCTTCTTGCCGGCGTCGGCCGAGTCGACCGAGGTCAACAAGGTCCTCGGCGATTTCTCCGACACCGACACGCTGCCCGCCATCGTCATCGCCGAACGTACTTCCGGCATCACGCCGCAGGATCTGGAATTCCTCACCAGCGCAACCCAGCCGCTGCAGGGCACTCCCGGCTTCGGACCCGAGTTCTCGCCGCCGATCCCGTCCGCGGACCGCCAGGCAGCCCAGATGTTCGTCCCGGTCGCGACCGACGGCGAACCCGAGGACGCCGTCGAACAACTCCGCGACGCGCTCGGCGGAGCACCCCCGGGGCTCGTCGTGAAGGTGACCGGGCCGGCGGGTCAGGCGGCCGATCTCAGCGATGCGTTCAGCGGCATCGACGGAATCCTGTTGCTGGTGGCAGGGGCAGTCGTGATCGCCATCCTGATCGTGGTCTACCGCAGCCCGATCCTGCCGTTCGTGGTCATCCTCTCGGCGATCTTCGCCCTGGGCCTGGCTTCCGGTCTCGTCTACGTACTCGCCAAGGGCGACGTACTCGAACTCAACGGGCAGAGCCAGGGCATCCTGTTCATCCTCGTCTTCGGCGCCGCGACCGATTACGCGCTGCTCCTCGTGTCCCGATTCCGGGAGGAGCTCACGCGCACCGACGACAAGTACGCCGCACTGCGCAGCGCCTGGCGGGCCACCATCGAGCCGGTGGCCGCTTCGGCGGGGACCGTCATCCTGGGGGTCCTCTGCCTGCTGTTCTCCGACCTCAACTCCAATCGCAGCCTCGGCCCGGTGGCGGCCCTCGGCATCGCGACGTCGTTCCTCGCGTCGATGACCTTCCTGCCCGCGGCCCTCGCGCTCCTCGGCCGCACCGCCTTCTGGCCGTTACGCCCTGCCCACACCGATGACTCCGAGCCCGGCAGTGCGCATCGCCTCTGGGCCAGGGTCGCCGACCGGGTCGCCGCGCGACCCCGCACCATCTGGATCGTCACGCTCGTGGTCCTCCTCGTCGGCGCCGCGTTTGCGCCGACGTTCAAGGCCGACGGCATCGCGCAAACCGACTACTTCATCGGAACGGTCGAGTCGGTGGAGGGCGCCGACATCCAGGCCCGGCATTTCGACGCCGGCAGCGGCTCGCCGACCTGGGTGATCGCCGACGACGCCACCGGAGACGACGTCCTGGCGGCGGTCCGCGACGTGGACGGGGTCGCGACGGCCGAACTCGTCGAGAAGGGCGGCGCGCCTCTGGTGGTGGATGGTCGCGTCGCCGTCCAGGCGACCCTGACCGACAACGCGGAGTCCCTGGCCGCGCAGGACACCGTCACCCGAATCCGCGACCGCGTTCATTCCATCGACGGCGCGAATGCGCTGGTCGGTGGCAGTACCGCGACCGATCTCGACACCCGCACCACGGCCATCCACGACCGCAACCTGATCATCCCCATCGTGCTGCTGGTGGTCTTGGTGGTCCTGATGCTGCTGTTGAGGAGTGTCGTCGCGCCCGTGCTCCTGCTCGCCACCACCGTGCTGTCGTTCGCAACCACCCTCGGCGTCGCGGCATTGCTGTTCAATGGACCGTTCGGCTTCGCGGGCGCGGACCCGGTGGTGCCCCTGTTCGCGTTCGTGTTCCTCGTCGCACTCGGCATCGACTACAACATCTTCCTGATGACCCGCGTCCGGGAGGAAGCGCACACCCACGGCACCCGACCCGGCATGATCCGGGGGCTCACCGCCACCGGCGGAGTCATCACGTCCGCGGGCGTGGTGCTGGCTGCCACGTTTGCCGCACTCGCCGTGATCCCCCTGCTCTTCCTGGTGCAGATCGCCTTCCTCGTCGCGTTCGGTGTCCTTGTCGACACATTGATCGTCCGGTCGCTGCTCGTCCCGGCGCTCACACTCGACATCGGAAAAAAGGTGTGGTGGCCAAGTCGCCTGTCCCGCTGA
- a CDS encoding R2-like ligand-binding oxidase, whose product MTLAEHKSRGREDFASLRTGGLNWDSFPLRLFIKGNARFWDPAAIDFRRDSQDWNEITDEQRRSTTYLVSQFIAGEEAVTQDIQPFMKAMAADGRFGDEMYLSQFCFEEAKHTQVFRMWMDAVGLTGDLQSFVADNPYYRQLFYEELPSSLQLLDSDPSPRNQIRASVTYNHVIEGSLALTGYHAWQTVCTRHDIFPGMQKLIRFIGNDERRHMAWGTFTCRRHVAADDSLWDVVTARMEELMPLALGMINWVNEQFEVQPFGLDNSEFIAYAADRGQRRLSAIESARGRPVAEIDLDYSPETLEEQFGEEDINALGR is encoded by the coding sequence ATGACTCTGGCCGAACACAAGTCGCGTGGGCGCGAGGACTTCGCGTCCCTACGTACCGGCGGCCTCAACTGGGACTCGTTTCCGTTGCGGCTCTTCATCAAAGGCAATGCCCGATTCTGGGATCCGGCCGCCATCGACTTCCGCCGCGACAGCCAGGACTGGAACGAGATCACAGACGAGCAACGACGCAGCACCACCTACCTGGTGAGTCAGTTCATCGCGGGCGAGGAGGCGGTCACCCAGGACATCCAGCCGTTCATGAAGGCGATGGCGGCCGACGGCCGTTTCGGCGACGAGATGTATTTGTCGCAATTCTGCTTCGAGGAGGCCAAGCACACCCAGGTGTTCCGGATGTGGATGGACGCCGTCGGCCTGACCGGGGATCTGCAGTCGTTCGTCGCCGACAATCCGTACTACCGGCAGTTGTTCTACGAGGAACTCCCCTCGTCGCTGCAGCTTCTCGACAGCGACCCGTCGCCACGCAATCAGATCCGGGCAAGCGTCACCTACAACCACGTCATCGAGGGCAGCCTCGCTCTGACCGGCTATCACGCCTGGCAGACGGTGTGTACGCGGCACGACATCTTTCCCGGGATGCAGAAGCTCATCCGCTTCATCGGCAACGACGAACGCCGGCACATGGCGTGGGGCACCTTCACGTGTCGACGCCACGTGGCCGCCGACGACTCGCTCTGGGACGTGGTGACCGCGCGGATGGAGGAGCTGATGCCCCTGGCCCTCGGGATGATCAACTGGGTCAACGAACAGTTCGAGGTACAGCCCTTCGGCCTCGACAACAGCGAGTTCATCGCCTACGCGGCCGACCGTGGCCAGCGGCGGCTGAGTGCGATCGAATCCGCTCGCGGACGGCCGGTGGCCGAGATCGACCTCGACTACTCGCCCGAGACCCTGGAGGAACAGTTCGGCGAAGAGGACATCAACGCGCTCGGACGGTGA
- a CDS encoding alpha/beta fold hydrolase yields the protein MDVTFDATKRELTTDQGVLRYHEAGDASAPPLILLHGSGPGVTGWRNYRGNLEYFAQTHHCYVVEFPGFGVSDPVEGHPVLTAGSSVIRFMDALDIPSAPMIGNSMGGVVGVNLAIKKPDRVEKLVTIGGVGPNVFSSSPSEGLRLLQEFTDAPDRDKLVRWLSAMVYDRKLVTDELIEERWEAAIHPDAQKTAQMMYGSAAFEMQQQFMAASDTPPYWAMMHKVSCPTLLTWGRDDRVSPPDMSMVPMRLIPDAELHIFPKCGHWVMIEAKEAFESAVRAFLLR from the coding sequence GTGGATGTCACCTTCGACGCGACCAAACGCGAACTGACCACTGACCAGGGCGTACTGCGCTATCACGAGGCCGGCGACGCCTCGGCGCCACCGCTGATCCTGCTGCACGGCTCCGGGCCCGGCGTCACCGGCTGGCGCAACTACCGGGGCAACCTCGAGTACTTCGCCCAGACCCACCACTGCTATGTCGTGGAGTTCCCGGGCTTCGGCGTGAGTGACCCGGTGGAAGGCCATCCGGTGCTCACCGCCGGGTCGTCGGTAATCCGGTTCATGGACGCCCTCGACATCCCGTCCGCTCCGATGATCGGCAACTCCATGGGCGGCGTCGTCGGCGTGAACCTCGCGATCAAGAAGCCCGACCGCGTCGAGAAGTTGGTGACCATCGGCGGCGTCGGCCCCAACGTGTTCAGTTCCAGCCCGAGCGAGGGGCTGCGACTGCTGCAAGAGTTCACCGATGCCCCCGACCGCGACAAACTCGTCCGCTGGCTCTCGGCGATGGTCTACGACCGCAAGCTCGTCACCGATGAGCTCATCGAGGAGCGATGGGAGGCCGCGATCCATCCCGACGCCCAGAAGACCGCGCAGATGATGTACGGCTCGGCGGCCTTCGAGATGCAGCAGCAGTTCATGGCGGCCTCCGACACACCGCCGTACTGGGCGATGATGCACAAGGTCTCCTGCCCCACGCTGTTGACCTGGGGCCGCGACGACCGCGTCAGCCCTCCCGACATGTCGATGGTGCCGATGCGCCTGATCCCCGACGCCGAACTGCACATCTTCCCCAAGTGCGGACATTGGGTGATGATCGAGGCCAAAGAGGCGTTCGAGTCGGCCGTTCGCGCCTTCCTGCTGCGCTGA
- a CDS encoding 3-hydroxyacyl-CoA dehydrogenase NAD-binding domain-containing protein has product MSDNLFNWEKDADGVVVLTMDDPNQGANTMNELFMTSVPEIVDRLEAEKDDITGVVITSAKKTFFAGGDLKDMSSDRGPQSKEEIATAITERTNSMKKVLRRLETLGKPVVAAINGAALGGGLELALHTHYRIAADVKGNQIGLPEATLGLLPGGGGVVRTVRLLGIQNALMGVLLQGQRFNPTKAKETGLVDEVVGSIEELLPAAKAWIKENPEAQQPWDKKGYKIPGGAPTNPAFAANLPALPALLRKQIKGANMPAPRAILAAAVEGAYVDVDTADIIETRYFVSLVTGQVAQNMIKAFFFDLQHINGGGSRPEGIEKYTAKKVGVIGAGMMGAAIAYVSAKAGMEVVLKDIDIEAAKRGKGYSEKLEEKALAKGKTTQEKSDALLARITPTVDAADFKGVDLVIEAAFESVDVKHKVFQEIEDIVEPDAVLGSNTSTLPITSLAQGVKRQEDFIGIHFFSPVDKMPLVEIIRGEKTSDEVLAKVIDYTLAIRKTPIVVNDSRGFFTSRVIGTFINEAVAAVGEGVEPAFIEHAGTQAGYPAAPLQLMDELTLTLPQKIRKETEAALKAEGKSIPEHGSNAVVDWMVENGRTAKKDGKGFYDYDENGKRTGLWTGGRDHFKSGTTEIPFEDMQERMLFAEALETVKCFDEGVLTSVPDANIGSIFGIGFPAWTGGVIQYINQYEGGLQGFVDRARDLASKYGKHFEPPQSLVDKAAKGEKF; this is encoded by the coding sequence ATGAGTGACAACCTGTTCAACTGGGAGAAGGACGCCGACGGCGTCGTCGTTCTGACCATGGACGATCCCAACCAGGGCGCCAACACCATGAACGAGCTGTTCATGACGTCCGTCCCTGAGATCGTGGACCGCCTCGAGGCCGAGAAGGACGACATCACCGGTGTCGTCATCACCTCGGCCAAGAAGACCTTCTTCGCCGGTGGCGACCTGAAGGACATGAGCAGCGACCGCGGCCCGCAGTCGAAGGAAGAGATCGCCACCGCGATCACCGAGCGCACCAACAGCATGAAGAAGGTGCTGCGCCGCCTGGAGACCCTCGGCAAGCCGGTCGTCGCGGCGATCAACGGTGCCGCCCTGGGCGGTGGCCTCGAGCTCGCGCTGCACACCCATTACCGCATCGCGGCAGACGTCAAGGGCAACCAGATCGGTCTTCCCGAGGCCACCCTCGGCCTGCTGCCCGGTGGCGGCGGTGTCGTCCGCACCGTGCGTCTGCTCGGCATCCAGAACGCCCTGATGGGTGTCCTGCTGCAGGGCCAGCGTTTCAACCCGACCAAGGCCAAGGAGACCGGCCTGGTCGACGAGGTCGTCGGCTCGATCGAGGAGCTCCTGCCCGCCGCCAAGGCGTGGATCAAGGAGAACCCCGAGGCGCAGCAGCCGTGGGACAAGAAGGGTTACAAGATCCCGGGCGGTGCTCCCACCAACCCGGCGTTCGCCGCGAACCTCCCGGCTCTGCCTGCGTTGCTGCGCAAGCAGATCAAGGGCGCGAACATGCCTGCGCCGCGGGCCATCCTGGCCGCTGCCGTCGAGGGTGCCTACGTCGACGTCGACACCGCCGACATCATCGAGACCCGTTACTTCGTCTCGCTGGTGACCGGTCAGGTCGCACAGAACATGATCAAGGCCTTCTTCTTCGACCTGCAGCACATCAACGGTGGCGGCTCGCGTCCCGAGGGCATCGAGAAGTACACCGCCAAGAAGGTCGGTGTGATCGGCGCGGGCATGATGGGTGCCGCAATCGCCTACGTGTCGGCCAAGGCCGGCATGGAGGTCGTGCTCAAGGACATCGACATCGAGGCTGCCAAGCGCGGCAAGGGCTACTCGGAAAAGCTCGAGGAGAAGGCGCTCGCCAAGGGCAAGACCACGCAGGAGAAGAGCGACGCTCTGCTCGCGCGGATCACGCCGACCGTCGACGCCGCCGACTTCAAGGGTGTCGACCTGGTGATCGAGGCGGCCTTCGAGTCGGTCGACGTGAAGCACAAGGTCTTCCAGGAGATCGAGGACATCGTCGAGCCCGACGCCGTGCTCGGTTCCAACACCTCGACCCTGCCGATCACCAGCCTGGCGCAGGGTGTGAAGCGGCAAGAGGACTTCATCGGTATCCACTTCTTCTCGCCCGTCGACAAGATGCCGCTGGTGGAGATCATCCGTGGTGAGAAGACCTCGGACGAGGTGCTCGCCAAGGTCATCGACTACACGCTGGCCATCCGCAAGACCCCGATCGTGGTCAACGACAGCCGCGGCTTCTTCACCAGCCGCGTGATCGGCACCTTCATCAACGAGGCCGTTGCGGCCGTCGGCGAGGGTGTGGAGCCTGCGTTCATCGAGCACGCGGGAACCCAGGCCGGTTACCCGGCCGCGCCGCTGCAGCTGATGGACGAGCTGACCTTGACGCTGCCGCAGAAGATCCGCAAGGAGACCGAGGCCGCGCTCAAGGCCGAGGGCAAGTCGATCCCGGAACACGGCAGCAACGCCGTCGTCGACTGGATGGTCGAGAACGGTCGCACCGCCAAGAAGGACGGCAAGGGCTTCTACGACTACGACGAGAACGGCAAGCGCACCGGACTGTGGACCGGTGGGCGTGACCACTTCAAGTCGGGCACCACGGAGATCCCGTTCGAGGACATGCAGGAGCGCATGCTCTTCGCCGAGGCGCTGGAGACCGTGAAGTGCTTCGACGAGGGTGTGCTCACCTCCGTTCCCGACGCCAACATCGGTTCGATCTTCGGCATCGGCTTCCCGGCGTGGACCGGTGGCGTCATCCAGTACATCAACCAGTACGAGGGTGGCCTGCAGGGCTTCGTCGACCGCGCGCGTGACCTGGCATCGAAGTACGGCAAGCACTTCGAGCCGCCGCAGTCGCTCGTCGACAAGGCAGCCAAGGGCGAGAAGTTCTGA
- a CDS encoding acetyl-CoA C-acetyltransferase yields the protein MAEQAFIYEAIRTPRGKQRGGSLHSIKPVDLVSGLIDEVLSRHGGLDPADVNDVVLGVVSPVGEQGAVISRTAALNSGLPESVPGTQINRFCASGLEATNLAAAKVASGFDDLVLAGGVESMSRVPMGSDGGALFTDPATAYDNYIVPQGIGADLIATIEGFSREDVDAFAAESQARAEKAWTSGYFAKSVVPVRDINGVIVLDQDEHRRPGSTVEGLGKLKPAFQALADMAGFDDVALQKYHSVEKINHVHTGGNSSGIVDGSGLVLLGSEEAGKRNGLTPRGRVVTFAEIGSEPTIMLTGPTPATELALKKAGLTVDDIDVFELNEAFASVVMKWMKDLKIPHEKVNVNGGAIAMGHPLGATGAMIFGTCLDELERTGGRYGLVTLCIGGGMGVATIIERL from the coding sequence GTGGCTGAGCAAGCATTCATCTATGAGGCGATCCGTACGCCCCGTGGCAAGCAGCGCGGTGGCTCGCTGCACAGCATCAAGCCGGTCGATCTGGTCTCCGGCCTGATCGACGAGGTCCTGTCCCGTCACGGCGGCCTCGATCCGGCCGACGTCAACGATGTCGTCCTCGGCGTCGTGTCGCCGGTGGGCGAGCAGGGCGCGGTCATCTCCCGCACCGCGGCGCTCAACAGCGGCCTGCCGGAGAGCGTCCCCGGTACGCAGATCAACCGCTTCTGCGCATCCGGCCTGGAAGCCACCAACCTCGCCGCGGCCAAGGTCGCATCCGGCTTCGACGACCTGGTCCTGGCCGGTGGCGTCGAGTCGATGTCGCGCGTGCCGATGGGCAGCGACGGTGGTGCACTGTTCACCGACCCGGCCACCGCGTACGACAACTACATCGTCCCGCAGGGCATCGGTGCCGACCTGATCGCGACCATCGAGGGCTTCAGCCGCGAGGACGTCGACGCCTTCGCCGCCGAGTCGCAGGCTCGCGCCGAGAAGGCTTGGACCTCCGGCTATTTTGCGAAGTCCGTCGTCCCGGTCCGGGACATCAACGGCGTCATCGTGCTCGATCAGGATGAGCACCGTCGGCCCGGCAGCACCGTCGAGGGCCTCGGCAAGCTCAAGCCTGCCTTCCAGGCACTGGCCGACATGGCCGGCTTCGACGATGTCGCGCTGCAGAAGTACCACTCGGTCGAGAAGATCAACCACGTGCACACCGGTGGTAACAGCTCCGGCATCGTCGACGGCTCCGGCCTGGTGCTGCTCGGCAGCGAAGAGGCGGGCAAGCGCAACGGCCTCACCCCGCGCGGCCGGGTCGTCACCTTCGCCGAGATCGGCAGCGAGCCGACCATCATGCTGACCGGCCCCACCCCGGCCACCGAGCTGGCGCTGAAGAAGGCCGGACTGACCGTCGACGACATCGACGTCTTCGAGCTCAACGAGGCGTTCGCGTCGGTCGTCATGAAGTGGATGAAGGATCTGAAGATCCCGCACGAGAAGGTCAACGTCAACGGCGGCGCGATCGCCATGGGCCACCCGCTCGGCGCGACCGGCGCGATGATCTTCGGCACCTGCCTCGACGAGCTCGAGCGCACCGGCGGCCGCTACGGCCTGGTCACCCTGTGTATCGGCGGCGGCATGGGCGTCGCGACCATCATCGAGCGTCTCTGA
- a CDS encoding TetR/AcrR family transcriptional regulator — protein sequence MATEKPTRRTRPADRKGQLVQHAAALFAERGYTQVSLADIARAAGVTAPSVYRHFDDKQALLAAAVLAGVDDLEACTGRALADDDAQVADLIAAVCTLGVRRPQSTSLWRWASQHLTDDQNREVVLRTRAILHRWAGALAQGTDLSEREAVTLAWAALSVAGSMSVHNTRMSTTRALEEVELLVRRVIALRPATAPPLPPLPPPGAGVPTRRDEILDAAAAMFAERGYSGVGVDDIGAAVGITGPSVYKHFSSKMAILAGIGQRSATRLEAGVVAAYASTADPAKLIAMLVDSYVNVITSTPDLSVSFNNSYALAGQPTAHDLVDLQRHYVARWVDLLMEAQPDLPRERAAVDVRAALSVVNDAIRMRRGVKRPEFGAQMAYLMKGVLDV from the coding sequence ATGGCTACCGAGAAACCGACCCGGCGCACCCGGCCGGCCGACCGCAAGGGACAGCTCGTCCAGCATGCGGCGGCGCTGTTCGCCGAGCGTGGGTACACGCAGGTCTCGCTGGCGGACATCGCCCGCGCGGCCGGGGTCACCGCGCCCTCGGTCTATCGGCACTTCGACGACAAGCAGGCGTTGCTGGCGGCGGCGGTGCTGGCCGGGGTCGACGATCTGGAGGCCTGCACGGGACGGGCGCTGGCAGACGACGACGCCCAGGTCGCTGATCTGATCGCAGCGGTCTGCACCCTCGGTGTGCGGCGTCCGCAATCGACGTCGTTGTGGCGGTGGGCCAGCCAGCACCTCACCGACGACCAGAACCGGGAGGTGGTGCTGCGTACCCGGGCGATCCTGCATCGCTGGGCGGGTGCCCTCGCCCAGGGCACCGACCTCTCCGAGCGAGAAGCCGTCACCCTTGCCTGGGCGGCCCTGAGCGTCGCGGGCAGCATGTCGGTGCACAACACGCGGATGTCGACGACACGCGCACTCGAGGAAGTCGAACTGCTGGTGCGGCGGGTGATCGCCCTGCGACCGGCGACTGCCCCGCCATTGCCTCCGCTGCCGCCTCCCGGTGCCGGCGTGCCCACGCGACGGGACGAGATCCTCGACGCAGCCGCAGCGATGTTCGCCGAGCGCGGGTACAGCGGCGTCGGAGTCGACGACATCGGTGCCGCCGTCGGGATCACCGGCCCCAGCGTCTACAAACACTTCAGCTCGAAGATGGCGATCCTCGCCGGCATCGGCCAGCGCAGCGCCACCCGCCTCGAAGCGGGTGTCGTGGCCGCCTACGCGTCCACCGCCGATCCCGCCAAACTGATTGCCATGCTGGTCGATTCGTACGTCAACGTGATCACGTCGACACCAGACCTGTCGGTGTCGTTCAACAATTCCTATGCACTGGCGGGTCAACCCACCGCGCATGATCTCGTCGACCTCCAGCGCCACTACGTGGCGCGCTGGGTGGACCTCCTGATGGAAGCGCAGCCAGACCTCCCCCGCGAACGTGCCGCTGTGGACGTCCGCGCCGCCCTGTCGGTGGTCAACGACGCGATTCGGATGCGTCGCGGTGTCAAGCGGCCGGAATTCGGTGCGCAGATGGCGTACCTGATGAAAGGCGTACTCGACGTCTGA
- a CDS encoding adenylate/guanylate cyclase domain-containing protein — protein sequence MSRADGGDAARYTRDELIAELGLTPEYAEKVWNAFGFARRSTPDKIFTDADVAALRLFADSESTMPEEAQVATARAIGQTMSRLAEWQADQLRELDRNPEVPWSLDQMSGALGQIQQLIWRRHLAIALEHGVERETDERLDLVVGFADIVGYTSLSRRIALDELEKLLESFEEDTFEIVAANGGHVVKTLGDAVMFTFNDPGAAAATTVALHGLSETERIPQLRAGLARGRVLSRLGDVFGEPVNIAARLAGSARPGTTLVDEMMGESLSDDDRFYLKSVPTLSVRGYKRLKARALETNRHLDDT from the coding sequence GTGAGCAGAGCAGACGGGGGCGACGCTGCCCGCTACACCCGTGACGAGCTGATCGCCGAGCTCGGCCTGACCCCCGAGTACGCGGAAAAGGTCTGGAACGCTTTCGGATTCGCCCGGCGATCGACACCCGACAAGATCTTCACCGATGCCGACGTCGCGGCGTTGCGCCTGTTCGCCGACTCCGAGTCGACGATGCCGGAAGAAGCGCAGGTCGCGACCGCCCGCGCCATCGGCCAGACCATGTCGCGACTCGCGGAGTGGCAGGCAGATCAGCTGCGGGAACTCGATCGCAACCCGGAGGTACCGTGGTCGCTCGACCAGATGAGCGGCGCGCTCGGGCAGATCCAGCAATTGATCTGGCGGCGACACCTCGCCATCGCTCTCGAGCACGGCGTCGAGCGCGAGACCGACGAGCGACTCGATCTGGTGGTCGGCTTCGCCGACATCGTCGGGTACACCAGCCTCTCCCGTCGTATCGCCCTCGACGAACTGGAGAAACTGCTCGAATCCTTCGAGGAGGACACCTTCGAGATCGTCGCGGCGAACGGCGGACACGTCGTCAAGACACTCGGCGACGCGGTGATGTTCACATTCAACGACCCGGGGGCCGCGGCCGCGACCACGGTGGCGCTCCATGGCCTGTCCGAGACCGAACGCATCCCGCAACTGCGCGCAGGCCTGGCCCGTGGTCGGGTGTTGAGCCGCCTCGGTGACGTGTTCGGCGAACCGGTCAACATCGCCGCCCGCCTGGCCGGATCCGCTCGGCCCGGAACGACACTCGTCGACGAGATGATGGGCGAAAGTCTCAGTGATGATGACCGGTTCTACCTGAAGTCGGTGCCGACGCTGAGCGTGCGCGGTTACAAACGCCTGAAAGCCCGCGCCCTGGAGACCAATCGGCACCTCGACGACACCTGA
- a CDS encoding ATP-binding cassette domain-containing protein, producing MSSGPLERALQVDIANTLPPLHIEHTFAFGSTTAVVGPNGAGKTTLLRVVAGLIRGGESRVTLDGDLLAGGHTFVPAHRRGVALLSQEARLFPHLTVRGNVAFAPAAQRLGRSEVAARVQRWLEAVEVADLADRRPAELSGGQAQRVAIARALAAQPRILLLDEPFRALDVEVAGRLRALLRDLLLDRTRTTIMVTHDVVDVVTLADSAMVVDDGRIVDSGPVGRVLASPANAFAARLAGLNLVSGLWDGSTVVSGAVAVAGTVAEPVHTGGHVTAVFAPDAVAVFRAPPSDASFRNVFEISVGQVVPHGDRMLVRGTVDGHVLAAEITAAAVTELSLVVGAQVCFAVKASAVRIY from the coding sequence GTGAGCTCCGGGCCCCTGGAGAGGGCATTGCAGGTCGACATCGCGAATACGCTCCCGCCCTTGCACATCGAGCACACCTTTGCATTTGGCAGCACCACTGCGGTGGTCGGACCCAACGGTGCGGGCAAGACCACCCTCCTGCGCGTGGTCGCCGGACTGATCCGCGGGGGCGAGTCGCGGGTCACCCTGGATGGCGATCTGTTGGCCGGTGGACACACCTTTGTCCCGGCACATCGGCGGGGCGTGGCATTGCTGTCCCAGGAGGCACGCCTGTTCCCGCATCTGACCGTGCGGGGAAACGTCGCGTTCGCACCGGCCGCGCAGCGCCTCGGCCGATCCGAGGTCGCCGCCCGCGTGCAACGGTGGCTCGAGGCCGTCGAAGTCGCCGATCTCGCCGATCGCAGGCCTGCCGAACTCTCTGGAGGCCAGGCCCAGCGTGTGGCCATCGCGCGCGCATTGGCCGCACAACCGCGGATTCTGTTGCTGGACGAGCCCTTCCGGGCCCTCGACGTCGAGGTGGCAGGCCGGCTGCGGGCATTGCTCCGAGACCTCCTCCTCGACCGGACGCGGACGACGATCATGGTGACCCATGACGTCGTCGACGTGGTGACGCTGGCCGACTCCGCGATGGTCGTCGATGACGGGCGCATCGTCGACAGCGGGCCGGTAGGCCGGGTGCTGGCCAGTCCTGCCAACGCTTTTGCTGCGCGTCTGGCCGGGCTCAATCTCGTGTCCGGTCTCTGGGACGGATCGACCGTCGTATCCGGCGCGGTCGCGGTCGCGGGAACCGTCGCCGAGCCAGTGCACACCGGAGGACACGTGACCGCGGTGTTCGCGCCGGATGCGGTCGCGGTGTTCCGGGCGCCGCCGTCGGATGCGAGTTTCCGCAACGTGTTCGAGATATCGGTCGGCCAGGTGGTCCCACACGGCGACCGAATGCTGGTGCGCGGCACCGTGGACGGACATGTGCTGGCGGCCGAGATCACCGCCGCGGCCGTGACCGAACTGTCGCTCGTCGTCGGTGCGCAGGTCTGTTTTGCGGTCAAGGCGAGCGCGGTGCGCATCTACTGA